One segment of Rosa chinensis cultivar Old Blush chromosome 6, RchiOBHm-V2, whole genome shotgun sequence DNA contains the following:
- the LOC112169856 gene encoding probable leucine-rich repeat receptor-like protein kinase At1g35710 — MQLYWIEHNIMKAAQETTLRLLLLHIFLLFLLPLEATSSQIIQAEALLKWKNSFTSSPPSLNSWSLTKVCNWTAIVCDCNTKTVSEIHLANFNITATLTQFNFDKFLNLTHFNLNGNNFSGPIPSAIGNLTNLTTLDLGNNLFAQEVPVEMGNLKKVQYLLLGSNYLEPADWSKFSGFPVLTFLDLSMNKLDSKFPEFISECRNLTFLDLSHNALTGQIPEVVFTNLVKLEYLNLTSNQFQGPMPYNFPNLKHLYLGLNDFSGPIPEDIGLLSGLEIFEVLNNSLEGKIPSSIGQLKELQHLDFSANSLNSSIPSELGSCTNLTFLALAVNKLSGELPLSLSKLTDLVNLGLSDNQFTGPILPSLVSNWTAIASIQFQNNSFSGNIPAEIGLLTNLNILFLYKNNFTGPIPSEIGNLQAMTSLDLSGNQLSGPIPMAFWNLTNLQSVQLFSNNLRGTIPPEIGNMSSMVKFDVSRNQLQGKLPKTISLLRKLEGFSVLINRFSGTVPSDFGKYSPNLTVVNFAENSFSGELPPDLCSGFALQIFSVQFNDFTGPLPGCLRNCTALTRVRLDENQFTGEITNAFGVHPSLKVIYLSQNKFVGQLSPQWGECKNITDMKMDGNRISGQIPPELGQLTQLQCLTLSSNEFSGEFPVSIGNLSLLFTLNLSRNHLTGTFPHVLGKLTKLELLDLSDNNFTGVLPVDPGTFQRLTSLNTSHNKLSGGIPEEIGNLHLRYLLDLSSNSFSGSLPLNLAKLIMLEILNVSHNQLSGNISSTFSRMVSLVGIDFSYNNLTGPIPTGGIFQKKLPINAFIGNSGLCGETEGLTPCTSGPVKSNKKILVGVLVPIFAILLMVTISAVILKFCKKSKLGEIDHPKVSKSFDSIIWGRHGKLTFSEIITATENFDEKYLIGRGGFGSVYKAVLDRGKVVAVKKLNMSEHSNDDIAELNRKSFENEIRTLTEVKHKNVIKLYGFCSWKGCLHLVYEYAERGSLKMVLYGVEGEAEVLGWGTRVKVVQGIAHAISHLHNDCSHPIIHRDITLSNILLDRAFVPRLSDFGIARLLSSDSSNWTAVAGSYGYMAPELAFTMHVTEKCDVYSFGVVALEIMMGRHPGELLNSLSENGDMLLKDLLDQRLRSPSSQLAVRVVSLATMALACTSTNPDSRPTMHYVAKELSSTRTRTSLSEPLGTITINELAGFHN; from the exons ATGCAGCTTTATTGGATAGAGCACAACATCATGAAAGCAGCTCAGGAGACTACTCtgcgtctcctcctcctccatatTTTCTTGCTCTTTTTGCTTCCATTGGAGGCCACGTCATCACAAATAATACAAGCTGAAGCTCTCCTAAAATGGAAGAACAGCTTTACTTCTTCACCAccttctctgaattcatggtcGCTCACAAAGGTGTGCAATTGGACTGCCATTGTCTGCGACTGCAATACCAAAACAGTTTCTGAAATTCACCTTGCAAACTTCAACATCACTGCAACTCTAACGCAGTTCAACTTCGACAAGTTTCTCAATCTCACCCATTTCAACCTCAATGGCAACAATTTCTCAGGGCCTATACCATCTGCCATTGGCAACCTCACCAACCTCACAACTTTGGATTTGGGCAACAATCTTTTTGCACAGGAAGTTCCTGTGGAGATGGGCAATCTCAAAAAGGTACAATATCTGCTTCTTGGAAGTAACTACTTAGAGCCTGCCGATTGGTCTAAATTTTCAGGCTTTCCTGTGTTGACTTTCCTTGATCTTTCTATGAACAAACTAGACTCAAAATTTCCAGAATTTATATCTGAATGTAGGAACTTGACATTCCTAGATTTGTCTCACAATGCTTTGACTGGCCAAATACCAGAAGTGGTATTTACCAATCTGGTCAAGCTTGAATATCTCAATCTCACCAGTAACCAATTCCAAGGGCCAATGCCATATAACTTTCCCAACCTCAAACACCTTTATTTGGGATTGAACGACTTTAGTGGTCCAATTCCTGAAGACATAGGTCTGTTATCTGGTCTGGAAATTTTTGAAGTGCTTAACAATTCCCTTGAAGGGAAAATCCCATCCTCCATAGGCCAACTCAAGGAGCTTCAGCACCTTGATTTTTCAGCAAATTCATTAAACTCTTCAATCCCTTCTGAGCTTGGTTCATGTACCAACCTCACTTTCTTGGCCTTGGCTGTGAACAAACTCAGTGGGGAATTGCCTCTGTCCTTGTCAAAATTGACCGACTTGGTGAATTTGGGTTTATCTGATAATCAATTTACTGGGCCAATCTTGCCTTCTCTGGTTTCCAATTGGACTGCAATAGCCTCTATTCAATTCCAAAACAATAGCTTCAGTGGCAACATTCCAGCAGAAATTGGCCTATTGACAAATCTTAATATCCTCTTTCTGTACAAAAATAATTTCACCGGCCCAATTCCCTCAGAGATAGGAAACTTGCAAGCTATGACAAGTTTGGATCTGTCGGGAAACCAGCTCTCCGGGCCTATTCCTATGGCATTCTGGAATCTCACTAATCTTCAAAGTGTACAGCTTTTCTCCAATAACCTCCGTGGCACAATCCCGCCAGAGATTGGAAACATGAGTTCCATGGTTAAATTTGATGTCAGCAGAAACCAACTTCAGGGGAAGTTGCCAAAAACTATTTCTCTCCTTAGAAAACTAGAGGGGTTTTCTGTTTTAATTAATAGGTTTTCGGGGACCGTTCCCAGTGATTTCGGGAAGTATAGTCCTAACTTGACAGTTGTTAACTTCGCGGAGAACAGCTTCTCTGGAGAGTTGCCGCCAGACTTGTGTAGTGGATTTGCCTTGCAGATATTCTCAGTGCAGTTCAACGACTTCACAGGGCCATTACCTGGGTGCTTGAGAAATTGTACTGCATTAACAAGAGTGCGGCTTGATGAGAACCAATTCACCGGGGAGATTACCAACGCATTTGGTGTTCATCCTAGCCTCAAAGTAATATATCTAAGTCAGAACAAGTTCGTTGGTCAACTCTCGCCACAATGGGGAGAATGCAAAAACATCACGGATATGAAAATGGACGGAAATAGAATTTCTGGTCAAATCCCACCTGAGCTTGGCCAGTTGACACAGTTGCAGTGTCTGACTCTAAGCTCTAATGAATTCAGTGGGGAATTTCCAGTTTCCATTGGGAATCTAAGCTTGTTGTTTACTCTTAATCTCAGCAGGAACCACTTGACGGGAACTTTCCCTCATGTTTTAGGCAAATTGACTAAGCTCGAGCTTCTTGATTTGTCTGATAATAATTTTACAGGGGTATTACCAGTCGACCCTGGAACGTTTCAGAGGTTAACAAGCTTGAACACAAGCCACAACAAATTATCAGGTGGAATACCTGAGGAGATTGGTAATCTACACCTGCGGTATCTGTTGGACTTAAGCAGCAATTCGTTCTCGGGATCACTACCGTTGAACCTTGCCAAGCTTATAATGCTGGAGATTCTTAATGTCTCGCATAACCAACTCTCCGGGAATATCTCATCAACATTTTCCAGAATGGTTAGTCTTGTCGGCATTGATTTTTCTTACAACAACTTGACAGGTCCAATCCCAACTGGTGGCATTTTCCAAAAGAAGCTTCCGATTAATGCTTTCATTGGAAATAGTGGTTTGTGTGGTGAAACAGAGGGACTAACTCCATGCACTTCGGGTCCCGTAAAGTCCAACAAGAAAATTCTTGTTGGCGTCCTTGTTCCCATTTTTGCTATATTGCTGATGGTGACCATATCTGCTGTAATCCTTAAGTTCTGCAAGAAATCAAAGCTTGGAGAAATCGATCATCCTAAGGTGTCTAAAAGTTTTGATTCAATTATTTGGGGAAGACATGGTAAACTGACATTTTCTGAAATCATCACTGCCACCGAGAACTTTGATGAAAAGTACCTCATTGGAAGAGGAGGTTTTGGAAGTGTCTACAAGGCTGTATTGGACAGAGGCAAAGTCGTTGCAGTTAAGAAATTGAATATGTCAGAACATTCTAATGACGACATTGCAGAATTGAATCGCAAGAGTTTTGAGAATGAGATAAGAACTTTGACAGAAGTGAAGCACAAAAATGTAATAAAACTTTATGGGTTCTGCTCCTGGAAGGGGTGCTTGCACTTGGTGTATGAATATGCAGAGAGAGGCAGTTTGAAAATGGTATTGTATGGAGTGGAGGGGGAAGCAGAAGTACTTGGGTGGGGCACGAGGGTGAAAGTTGTGCAAGGAATAGCTCATGCTATTTCTCACTTGCATAATGATTGCTCTCACCCAATCATTCACCGCGACATAACTTTGAGCAACATATTACTAGATCGAGCTTTCGTGCCACGCCTATCTGACTTTGGAATAGCAAGACTATTGAGCTCAGATTCCTCAAACTGGACTGCTGTAGCGGGGTCTTATGGCTACATGGCTCCAG AGCTCGCATTCACAATGCACGTGACAGAGAAGTGTGATGTATACAGCTTTGGAGTGGTGGCATTAGAAATCATGATGGGAAGGCATCCAGGAGAGCTACTGAATTCTCTATCGGAAAATGGAGATATGCTTTTGAAGGATTTGCTAGACCAGCGACTTCGGTCTCCTTCAAGTCAATTAGCAGTGCGAGTGGTTTCCTTGGCAACGATGGCCTTGGCCTGCACCAGCACTAATCCCgattcacgacccaccatgcaTTATGTGGCGAAAGAACTATCATCCACTAGGACCCGGACTAGCCTCTCTGAGCCGTTAGGCACAATAACCATCAATGAGTTGGCAGGTTTTCATAACTAG